In Acidobacteriota bacterium, a genomic segment contains:
- a CDS encoding YraN family protein, translated as MHPDIRQQMGRDGEDVACAELKRRGYVILVRRYRTRLGELDIVARDGPTLVFVEVKARRHDECGSGLEAITRHKRRRLVRMAQDFLARARLGDVPCRFDVVAISPRAGGRPAVEVVQSAFVEGE; from the coding sequence ATGCATCCGGACATACGGCAGCAGATGGGGCGAGACGGAGAGGACGTGGCCTGTGCGGAGTTGAAGCGGCGCGGCTACGTCATCCTGGTTCGCCGGTATCGCACCCGCCTTGGCGAGCTCGACATTGTCGCGCGCGACGGCCCGACGCTGGTGTTCGTCGAGGTCAAGGCGCGGCGCCACGACGAGTGCGGATCGGGGCTCGAGGCCATTACACGGCACAAGCGGCGACGCCTCGTGCGGATGGCCCAGGACTTTCTCGCGCGCGCCAGGCTCGGCGACGTCCCTTGCCGGTTCGACGTCGTGGCGATCTCGCCGCGAGCCGGAGGGCGGCCTGCCGTCGAGGTCGTGCAGTCGGCGTTCGTCGAGGGCGAGTGA
- a CDS encoding asparaginase translates to MTGNALTRPGTIRVLVTGGTFDKRYDEISGRLYFEDSHLPEMLRLGRCHLGLSTRTLMMLDSLEMTDADRDLIARHCRDCPEARIVITHGTDTMVETARVLAAARLDKTVVLTGAMVPYAFGSSDGLFNLGSALSFAQTLPAGVYVAMNGRFFPWDRVRKNTETGVFEEIR, encoded by the coding sequence ATGACAGGCAACGCATTGACCCGGCCGGGCACCATTCGGGTGTTGGTAACCGGCGGCACGTTCGACAAGCGGTACGACGAGATCTCCGGCCGGCTCTACTTCGAGGACAGCCACCTGCCCGAGATGCTCCGGCTCGGACGCTGCCATCTCGGCCTCTCGACGCGCACGCTGATGATGCTCGACAGCCTAGAGATGACCGACGCCGACCGCGACCTCATCGCCCGCCACTGCCGCGACTGCCCGGAGGCGCGCATCGTCATCACCCACGGCACCGACACCATGGTCGAGACCGCACGTGTGCTCGCCGCGGCGCGTCTCGACAAGACGGTCGTTCTGACCGGCGCGATGGTGCCGTACGCCTTCGGCAGTTCCGACGGCCTCTTCAACCTGGGCAGCGCCCTGTCGTTCGCGCAGACGCTGCCCGCCGGCGTGTATGTCGCGATGAACGGACGGTTCTTCCCCTGGGACCGCGTGAGGAAGAACACCGAGACAGGCGTGTTCGAGGAAATCAGGTAG